One segment of Anatilimnocola aggregata DNA contains the following:
- a CDS encoding NAD(P)/FAD-dependent oxidoreductase — protein MTDQPHVVILGAGFGGLGVVERLRAANVRITLIDKNPYHTFQPLLYQVATNELGPSAVSFPLQELSNQYANLRFIEAAVQKIDLVNRQVLVAGQPPQQYDYLVIALGAVVNYFQTPGAASYALPMYTLNDALRLKAKILSQLEAAHQNPALCDEGALTFCVVGGGPTGVEVAGAIAELLRSDFIKDYPNLPTSRARIMLFEYAPDLLGPFQPALRNYAREELVKRGVDVRTSNGVSQVNAASIVLSTGESIKTQTLIWAAGLQANPLVASLGIPLAHGDRIPIDADLQITGHPNAFALGDIAAMKDAKTGAPLPGLGAVALQAGEYLGESIQRRLANQAVEPFVYCDKGTMATIGHGAAIVELPLGLTLTGLPAWLAWLGVHLSLLHTAEQRNTAIVDWGWNLITGRRGESGLSTDAKTPA, from the coding sequence ATGACGGATCAGCCTCATGTTGTGATTCTGGGTGCCGGGTTCGGCGGTCTTGGCGTGGTCGAACGTCTGCGCGCTGCGAATGTGCGAATCACGCTGATCGACAAGAATCCTTATCACACCTTCCAGCCGTTGCTCTATCAAGTGGCGACCAACGAACTGGGGCCCAGCGCTGTTTCCTTTCCACTGCAGGAGTTATCGAACCAATATGCCAACTTGCGGTTTATCGAAGCAGCGGTGCAGAAGATCGACCTCGTCAACAGGCAAGTTCTTGTCGCGGGCCAACCGCCACAGCAATACGATTACCTGGTGATCGCGCTCGGCGCTGTCGTGAACTATTTTCAAACCCCTGGCGCTGCCAGCTATGCGTTACCCATGTACACGCTGAATGACGCCTTGCGACTGAAAGCTAAGATCCTCAGCCAACTCGAGGCCGCCCATCAGAATCCAGCGCTTTGCGATGAAGGGGCTCTGACATTTTGTGTTGTCGGCGGCGGACCAACAGGGGTGGAAGTAGCTGGCGCGATCGCGGAATTGCTGCGGTCGGATTTTATTAAAGACTACCCGAATTTACCGACGTCACGAGCGCGAATCATGTTGTTCGAATACGCGCCCGACTTGCTGGGGCCTTTTCAGCCGGCGCTGCGCAACTATGCGCGCGAGGAACTTGTGAAGCGTGGCGTGGACGTGCGTACCAGCAACGGTGTCAGCCAAGTGAACGCAGCAAGCATCGTGTTGAGCACAGGCGAATCGATAAAGACGCAAACATTGATTTGGGCTGCTGGCTTGCAAGCGAATCCGCTGGTTGCTTCGCTGGGAATTCCGCTGGCCCATGGAGATCGCATTCCCATTGATGCAGACCTACAGATCACGGGACATCCGAATGCCTTTGCGTTAGGCGACATCGCAGCCATGAAAGACGCAAAAACCGGTGCGCCGCTGCCGGGACTCGGTGCTGTTGCCCTGCAAGCTGGCGAGTATCTGGGCGAGTCGATACAGCGCCGCCTTGCCAACCAGGCAGTCGAACCATTTGTCTATTGCGATAAGGGAACAATGGCGACCATCGGTCATGGCGCTGCCATCGTCGAACTGCCACTGGGTCTCACCTTGACTGGCCTGCCTGCCTGGCTGGCCTGGTTAGGCGTTCATCTCAG